A stretch of Pseudolysobacter antarcticus DNA encodes these proteins:
- a CDS encoding PA4780 family RIO1-like protein kinase: MKAPKDLQALIDDGVIDEVMRPLKSGKEASVYVVRSGDDIRCAKVYKDMAQRSFQARVQYQEGRKVRGSRQARAMGKATKFGRKEQEIAWKNAEVDALYQLRSAGVRVPQPHGYYNGVLVMELVTDVEGRSAPWLGDVELTPEQARDFHTFLIRQIVLMLCSGLIHGDLSEYNVLVSADGPVIIDFPQVINAAGNNAARAMLQRDVNNISATLARFVPELADTHYAEEMWALFEQGELRPDTELSGIFVADETPADVDGIMAAIEDAREEAIIRQRGREEADSDI; this comes from the coding sequence ATGAAAGCACCGAAGGATTTACAGGCTCTGATCGACGATGGCGTGATCGATGAAGTGATGCGTCCGCTCAAGAGTGGCAAGGAAGCGTCGGTCTACGTGGTGCGCTCTGGCGACGACATCCGTTGCGCCAAGGTCTACAAGGATATGGCGCAGCGCAGTTTCCAGGCGCGCGTGCAATATCAGGAAGGCCGCAAAGTGCGTGGCAGTCGTCAGGCACGCGCGATGGGCAAGGCCACCAAGTTTGGCCGCAAGGAGCAGGAAATCGCCTGGAAAAATGCCGAGGTCGATGCGCTGTATCAGCTCCGCTCCGCTGGCGTGCGCGTGCCGCAGCCGCACGGTTATTACAACGGTGTGCTGGTGATGGAGCTGGTCACCGATGTCGAAGGCCGTTCCGCGCCGTGGCTTGGTGATGTCGAACTCACACCCGAGCAGGCGCGCGATTTCCACACCTTTCTGATCCGCCAGATCGTGCTGATGCTGTGCAGCGGCCTGATCCACGGCGATTTGTCGGAATACAACGTGCTGGTTTCCGCCGATGGCCCGGTCATCATCGATTTTCCGCAGGTGATCAATGCCGCCGGCAACAACGCCGCTCGTGCGATGCTGCAGCGGGACGTCAACAATATCAGCGCCACGCTCGCGCGTTTTGTACCTGAACTGGCAGATACGCACTACGCCGAAGAAATGTGGGCGTTGTTCGAGCAAGGCGAATTGCGACCAGATACTGAACTCAGCGGCATCTTTGTCGCCGACGAAACACCGGCTGATGTCGATGGCATCATGGCGGCGATCGAAGATGCACGCGAAGAGGCGATCATCCGCCAACGTGGTCGTGAGGAAGCGGATAGCGATATCTGA